Within the Nyctibius grandis isolate bNycGra1 chromosome 4, bNycGra1.pri, whole genome shotgun sequence genome, the region AGATTTGCTCGGGAGAGATGGCTGTAATTACTGAAAGTAAATATGTTCTATCTCGCCTTCGCGCTGTGCCGGTGCAAGCATCTTTCAGGAGAGTCGTGCCGTGttcagagatatttttctgctgCCACTTGTGTCTCGTAGCTCGTCGGAGGTTACGAGCCCATAGGACACGATTTGCGGTGCATCCCCGCGAGGAAGGTTTTTCGGAGGGGTTCTTGTTTTAGGAGGGACTGAAGGAGTTGGCCCGCAAGCAACAACCTCCCCCCCGCATACACTCCAAGGCTGGGGTCCTGCGTGtttatgttttcatatttttaagtgGATACAgtgctttaattattttaatttccagtcGTTTACTTTTACTAAATATACTGGAACTACATGACTGCCTGGAAGTGGCATTGCAGAAGAACAGCAATAAAGAATTAATTGTACAAACATTTATCATCCCCAGATCAAACTCTCCTTGTGAGGCTGGAGCTTAATttgtggagaagaaaagggggagggaggggtggtAATGGCGGAGAGGGgtgcttgtgggttttttatgtGTTTCCTTTTATTCCAGACGACTATATAATGAAAAGCCTTTTAGCCTTGGAGACCTACTAAATATTAAGCACAGCTTAAAATAGGGAGTAGCTTTCGAGATCATTTCGTCCTCCTGCTATTCCTTTTAGGAAAAGGTCGCATCCCTTCCCTTACTCTCCCGCTGGTAAaagcttccttcctttttttttaaaaaaaaaaaatctctttaacgTGTAAGAAAATCCTCTTGCTCTACATAggaatgtcttttaaaaatattttatagacCTCTTCTTGTTCACCGATTCTggaaaaaatttatatttaccAAGGTCAAACGCTTGAATTCTGACGTGACTCACTTCAAAGGTGTATTTGTGTGCCCTTCGAGCACATTAATACTAATTATCTCTCAAACACTTCCCCAAAACTCCTACTGCCTGTTTCAGATGCAAATCTAATTAACGAGCTGCCTTTGAGTAGCACACAGGGACAGCGTAATTCACTGAGCTGTTGAAccttttgccttcttttctatttatttataggTCGCTCCATCATATTTTGAAAGCGTAGGCAGTTGTGCGAAGCTACATGGCAGCGAGTGCAGATCTGCTATAGCTAATGAGACTTACCAGGCACCAGGGTTAAGAAATAGGATTAGCTCCAACTTCTTGCAAATGCATTCAGGGACATATACGATAACACTCGCTGGGCCCTACTTTGTCTAAGTTAATTTAGAAATTACTAAATCTTGAAATATCTAAATAACGCGTCGTATTTGTAACCGTGAACTGATTGATTTAGTAATAACTGTTTGCTTTCGACACCGGGGACAAAgcgaaggggggggggggacgctGAAGAAACCCTGACGCCTGAGTGAAAGCCCTTAAAACCTGCTCGTCCCCTTCCAGCCCCCCGAGAAGCCAGGACCCGCACCCCCTTTCTTATCCTCCTGCGTTTAACATGCGCGCTTTCAAAAGCCACCTCCCGAAGAAGCAAAGCTTCGAGCAtcagcccccccgcccccgcccgccgggccGAGCAGGGGGTGGCGGTGCCCGGCGGAAGCTCCGCGGCTGCACCGCGCCTctccgcggggccggcgggcggcagcggggcgggcggcggccgcaGCCAGCCCCCCGTGCGGGGGTGTGCGGGTGTGTGGTGTGTCGGGGAGAGATGCTGTGTAATTTTACCCACGCTGCACTCTGGGAGTTCACACGAGACTGATACCTTTTGCCTCCTCTGCTTTGTATCAATTGGTCGCAGATCAGGCTATTGTTGCAGgaagctgcttttatttctatgcTCCGTCGATCAACTATTTCCCCCACAGCCTCTTGCCGAAATTCAGTGggtgtctctctctccccctccctctctctccttctgccTCTCTGGCTCTCATGCATGCCGTCTGTCTAGCTGGAAACCCAAGGAGAAGGCTGATCACGGCAGCTCCATCTAATGCAAACAGCTGGGACTCTTCGGTGGCCTTTGCTGATGTCTATTGATTTAAGTAAATCTGAGACAGATAAAAGGGACAGATCGAGGCTGATAAAAACTTGCCGATGCTTCACGGCTCGAACCAGTGTGTGCTCTGCAACTTTGGAGGGCTGCTAGCAAGACGGCTTTAATGGGACCCCTGGTGTCATTCGCTCCAAGCCTCCATCTCCCCAGCAGACTAAGCGCTGCGGCCATCATGCCACAATGGTTATAATTTGGATCTTGTTCCTGAGTCTGTTGCAGGAGCCGTGGTCCCCAGGGTGGGCCGCGGGGGTGCCCGAGGCCGCCGGAGCCTCCCCGAGcgacccccggccccgccgggatgcggggggccgcggcggcgtCTACGAGCACCTCGGGGGAGCGCCCAGGCGCAGGAAACTCTACTGTGCCACCAAGTACCATCTCCAGATCCACCCCAACGGCAAGATCAACGGCACCCTGGAGAAGAACAGTGTCTTCAGTGAGTACCGGGCACACCTTTCCCATCCCGCTTCTCCCCGGGCCGGGGTGCGTGGGGAGGGGGGTCTCTCGCTCGGACCAATTGCGTCCTGCTCCAGCACCAacgggcaggcggcggcgggtGCTGGGACGGTGCCGGACGGGGCGGCGGCGAAGCCTCTCccacctctcctcctgcccagcgctgccccggggccggagccgctgcccggcggcgggggctccTCGGCGGGGATCGGGGGTACCCGCAGCTGCCGAGGCTTTCGCCCCTTCCCCTCGTCGGGCATGGCGAGACCTCGCCTCGGCGTTTCGGGAGCCGCCTCGCTGGCTCCGCCGGACCCCACAGCGCCCGTTCCGCGCCCTCGCACCCTTCCCGCTCCGTCCCCGGGGGCTGGCCACCTCCACGGGGCAGCCCTCCTTGCCCACGACCCGGGCAGGGACCCGGCCGGCGGCGGAGGGGCTCGGTCCCCGCGGGGCAGAGCGggacccccaaaccccagctccttcccaaGCTCCCCCCGACGGGGACTGGGAACCTGCCCTGTGAGCCCCGCCCGACCTGTCACTtgtctcctgccccagcccggACCGCTGGGCAGCCGGTGGCCTCACACCTTCCCCGGGGCCCGGTCCCGGTGCCCTCCTCGACgggctgcaggctgccctcACCTCCCTCGTCCCGCCCTCGCTTGTCTCCCACAGGGGGCTTGGGCTTCCGCGGGCTAAATCACATCTGTCCCCTTTGACATGTGCCGGGGATCGGCGGTAATTAAGATGAAACGGGATATGTCGGGAGTGAGGGTGTTCGTGCGAGGGCggcagaagggaggagagcGGGGCTCAGCGCTGCCGCTACCCCGGGAGGAGCCCCGGGCGCCCCCGcacccagcccggccccggccgcgggCACAGCCCGGCCTCCGCCCCATCCCCGCCAGTCCAGGAAGCGTAAATCCCGGCTGGTGATGGCACACAGAGATAGGGAGACCTCAGGGATCTTTCTGAAGTCCATAAAGGAAAACCACTATTTCCTAGAGGAAAACCCCCTCGCTGTCAAAGCCTGGAGGAGGCATCCTTCAACAGCGAACCAGTGCCTGATTCAAAACAGCTGTATCAAACCCACCCCAACCCTCCCAGACACGGTCAGGCCAGCAAGCCAGGTCTGCAAAGGGGACAGGCCGCTGGCTCTGCTTTATCATGGCCAAAAGGCAGCAACGGGTTTGGATGCAAGGGTCACCTCTCGCCTCCAAACACTCACAGAAAGTACTGAGAGCAGAGTTTTAGAGAGCCCTGCACATACAACACAACAGCTCCCCAGACATTTGTGCCTCCATCAGCATCATGGCACCTTTGGCTGGACACAAACATTTTGGCAGGTATTGTGCCAGCCTTGCCTGTGACAGTCTTCCTGTGTTTGAGACCCCATCTTGGATGGCCTGAAAATCTCCTCCCTTTTAATTTGGTTCAGACAGTCATATTGTCCTTGTCTGGAGAGCTACATTGACCTCTTAAATGACAACTTCCTTTCATGATTATATACATGGCTCTAAAATGCAGCCGACTCACTCTGATTTACCCTCTGGAGACCTCAGCAAGGGCTTTGTCCTAAAACGGACAGCTTTGTGACTGGTTTCAATAAGTCAAGAGCTCTTGTGTTCCTAAGCATTAAAGAGGATTTAAacttttttatatacatataggATTAAGTGAACCTCTAGTTCAGTGTCagatctttttcatttttgaaagagtTCAATCTCAATCAGACATCTAGGGATTTATTGTCAAGCTGAGTCTCAAACAATTCCCACATCGTCATTGGTTTATATTGTTTCAAATAATAGTCTTGTTTCATTCACATAATTGCACTATGATTTTGATGTGGGTTAGTGATAGCAGTGAAATCATACTCTGCCGGTAAACAGTCATTCAAACGTATCCCAAAAAATTACACGCGATAGGGAACAGCAACATATCTCacaattgtttctttttctaggtATTCTTGAAATAACTGCTGTTGATGTTGGAATTGTTGCCATCAAGGGCTTGTTCTCCGGCAGATACCTGGCCATGAACAAAAGAGGCAGACTTTATGCATCAGTAAGTTTTACTGAAGACTGGCTTATGCCTGTCATGTCCTGTGGGGAGAACAGGTCCAGTGGGGAGCACTGATTTCttataaataaacatttctatAGAAAATACTAATGTTATAAAAGATTTCTGTCTGGAATTGTTACAGGCCACGaatcagtgtatttttaaaagtggaaaGAAGCTGTATTCTTACTTTCTTATTGCGTGTACAGCCAAAGGCAGAAGAATGTGTTTGGCAAAGGTATTTCTCATGGCCAAAGTTCTGGGCAATTGGGTGCACTGGTAAAGACCTCAGGAGCCAGCCTTTGAAGTGCAGAACGTCCATCTCTATTCAAAATTATCCATGTTTATATTTGATGTGGATCTTGGACACTGGCAGAGGATATACATGTCAGATAAAGACTATCCAGAAGCAAATAAGCATCCCTGTTATAGGAAAGCAGCCTCCTGATGGGAGTTTCTTTGCACAGAGCATTTGGTTGGCAGtgaaagaatttacaagtaCTGAAAGGCAGGGCTATAGCAAAGAAAGGAAGTATGACAAGATGCAAGAGGATAAAGGTGAAAATAAACACCTTATTCTAATCTTTTGACCTCATTTTTTTGCCCTGATCTTTGAGGTAAAATCTGGGCTCTGCTCATATTAGTTGGAGTCTTGCCTTTTCATCCCAGCCAATATTTCCACTCAGTGAATAAAATACTTTAGCTTAGACTTCTTCACATTCAGTGACACACTAAGGTGTATTTGTCAGTGTGTATACTACACACATTATCTACCTACTTGAATTTCTACCATGGTCTTTGATTACATCCCTAGCAACCTTGTGATCTCTTACTGTATAACAGCCATACTGTGCAGTTTCTCCAGGAATCCTGTGATATGGAAACAGATTTGAAGAGGGTAAAACATGGCTATGTGAAATTTGCTTCCTCCAACTAGGCTTTACATGTCTTTCTATTGATTTGAACAGCTTATAACAGGTTATAACCTCGAGCAATGTGAGCTTTTTCCATGTGAATGCAACCTAGGTAACACAATCAACTCAAGTTGCCTCCCTGGTTTAATGTATTTTACTCCACCTTTAGCAGAGTGTTCTGATAGTGTTTACGACTCAGCTTCTGTAATGTGTCTCATGTGATGCACACTGATTAAAGGGCCTGTGTGTAAAGATGCTGGTTCTTTGCTGGTGCAGAGAAGCAGATCACAAACAATCTTggcaaaggaaaatgcagttgAAGTGGAATGAGGACATACCAGCTCACATGCTGGCCACTTCTACGCTTCCAGTTAATATTCTGATTAAATGAGCATCTCTTTCAATAAAGCTCCTCCATCAGCTCAGAGCCAGTGTCTGCCCCAAAGAAATTAGTGGGAAGGAtgaattttcaagttttttctcatcttccctctttcttgtTCAAAAATAggtatatttttcttccagattaattaaactgatttaaaatagGACTAAACAAGTTCTGAGAAAAAGCCCCTGTCCTAGGGTGGAGAAAAGCCTAGAGTAGGATAACCCCGGGAGTCCATTTCTCCTGGACTTCCCTTTCTATGTGAGGAGCATCAGGCCATCCTGAAGTTTGTTCAGCTGTCACGTGCCAAGGAATACAAGCCATGAAAGATTTCTATACAActaaaaaaggtaatttttgcTGTTCTAGCCCAAGTTTGAGAGAGACTGTTTCAGACTTGTGTTTCAGAGCTGGAGGGACAATCCAGGAAAAGTTCTTCCACTCCAGCTTTTttcccagaagcagcaaagggTGAGGGCTCAGCTCAGGAGAAACTTCCTGGTTTTGCTTGCCTAGAAAAAACTGACCAACGACTTTACTGATGTTACTGTGCCAGGAACCTGTGCAAGGCCCCTATTTCAAATAAGACTGACTTCTTTGGGGATAACTACACAGGGAGCATTTTATGAAATGGCACTGGAATAACGCCATTATCCCTTGGATCACCAGTTTTCCCATGTCAATAAAATGAGTTTGTTGAGTCTGCAGAATTCCTTTGTGTCCTTAGGAGATTGTGATAATCCTCTAGGTTTATCCTCTGTGATAAACCCTCTACAACCAGAAGCAGGCAGACAGCAGGACAAATCTACCTACATATGGTAGTTGCGTGGGGTCCAGCACTACAGCATATGAAAACCTTGTCCTTGCAAGGAACGGCACTTCCGTTTTACAGCTGTGAAGCTGAGACATGTGGagtcttttaaaatcttgttaaACGCCTATCAGCATTTCTGGTGAGTGAACAGCATTAAAGACATGTTGTTAATGGAGTCTATGCCTTTTCTGGCCCCAGCCTGGCTACCTGTGCCCTTTTCATGTCCTCCAGAGAGGCAGTGCTAAAGAAAAAACCTCCGTAAAGACCATGGTAGCAGTTCCCCTCTGCCTCTGTGCCTTACACGTGTTAGATACTGAAGTCTTAATGACACAGGTACAGCAAAGATGATTTTGTAGTTAAGACAGATGTACAGTGTGGGAGGTCCTTTATTTGCATCGTTTCTACTGCtcccagggaggagggaggagttCCTCTTGCCAGGCTTTTGCACATTGTTTTCTCTCAGTTGAGAACCAGATGAAGAGGGGCAAATTTTGATGGATCATGTAAAAAGTGAGCACCCAGGATTTTACATTAAACTGTAGGATTTTACCTTTTTAATAGATGTCAAAAGTTGATAGGCAGCAATTAAATCATCTGTCCAGTTGACAGACATATTTAGATCCGTGAGcacaaaaaaatggaatttacaGCTGAACAATCAGCAGAGCTATTCATTCCTACTCACATgccatattttgttttcaagctaTTTTTTGGCTTCTTGCTGTCCTGACCCACACAGTATGCTCACACTGTTGGCAGCACCTTGTTGCACAGCAGTTCAGGCACAGTGCTTCTCTTCTGCTCACTTTTTGTAGCACCAGTCTGAGTTTTTCTTATCACACGTGTTGCTGTCCTTATCCTAAAACTGAGTAGAGTCTCACTTAAGACTTCAGTCCAATCTTATTGAGGTCGAAGAGAGTTATTGCCCATATAGTCTTTCTTAAACTTTGTCACGTTTGCTTTACAGGAAAATTATAATGCAGAGTGTGAGTTCGTGGAGAGGATCCATGAATTGGGATATAACACCTACGCGTCCCGTCTCTACCGGACTGTACCCAACAGAGCTGGAACCAAGCGCAAAGCCAGTGCAGAGAGACTCTGGTATGTCTCAATCAATGGGAAAGGACGACCCAGAAGGGGCTTTAAAACTCGCAGGACACAGAAATCGTCTCTCTTTCTGCCCAGAGTATTGGATAACAAAGACCATGAAATGGTCCGACTATTCCACACAAATGTGAAATATCGAGACAGTCTCCTGAAGCCCCCAAGCAAGAACCAGCGAAGAAGGAGAGGCCGCTGACGTGGGTGGGAGGAGCTTGTATGGGGGCTGGAAGTGACTGAGGGTCTTCAAAATACTACTAAAAAAACTAACAGCTGTGATTATATGACAGGCATTAACATGGACATTTTTTAGACACTGTATAATATAACTGAAAGTCACATCACTTACTTTTAGCTATTGTAGAATTATTATCTGTGGTAAAAGAGATGTGAGAAACTAAGGCACATTCAAATGTAAATTAGTTGGATGTAATAATTTTGTCAATgactttcacattttcttttctaaaaaaaagtcattttcatTACTAGTGTTTTCATTCTAACTTGCCGTAGGGTATTATCCCAGTGACCCTGTCCTCCCAGATCATATGAATATTTTACACTCACCAATTTTGTGTCCGCAGAGAAAGTGTAGTACTTTCATGGCTCTTTTGGCAGTTCCTCATAGAAGGCTACATTCCTATTTTTATGGAATACAGGAGTTAGaaaactggtttattttttaacctacatatatttatttttattttatgatcaGTCAGTATCAATTATACTTTATCCATGACTGTCCAAGAAAAGTAAAGGTGTAAGccacttcaaatatttcaacAGACCTACACACAACCAGAGACTTTTTGAacttgtttaattaaaaatccaaGACACCTGACCTTGTCATTCAAATAAATGAATGTTGGTAGAGTGGCATTTGCACTGGCCAAGCTTTAGCAATATATACCTGTTTACCAACTGATGAATCCTCTTCTAAAACAGGACCCGAATATGATGTGAAAGCTGAGTTTGTGGTGTGGACTGAACTTGCAACATAGGAAAATTCAGCACAGGGGATGAGAATCTTTATCAGGTACTTTTGTTTAGCTAAGTTTTCTACAGGAAATCTTAGTTCTAGGTTAAATATGTTTTAACTATTCGCGGGGAGGGAATAACAGTCACACTGGGCATAGAAAAACTGTAGTGACTTGCTAATTTAAGGTGGCTGCTATgttctgatttctctttcttttcaaatgcttGTTATTTTCACAAGGTGGCCCTAAACTGAAAGCTCCAAATCCAGATGGGGGTTAACGATCTTGAGTTTTCATTCaacacacataaaaatatgtttctatacatttttttactcTGATTCTGGAAGTCAACTTTTACAAAGCTGATGGGAGTCCACACCAGAAGTTTAATTTTGAGCAAGGGATTAAGCTTTCAAAATTTCTCGTCACAGCCAGGAGATGTAGTACAAAGATTTAGATGTGCTTGACAAGCACAAATAATGGTCATTTCAATGAGATTTGGCCTTGTGCTCTTCATGTCCTAGAATTAGGCCctgatacagcacagctgcagaaaagagAGATTGCACTGAAATAAACATTCAATCTGAATTTAACAAAATATCTGTAAGTTAAATATGACATTATATAGAAACAGTAAGTGCAAATCCCATTCCTGGTCATATTGACACAAATGTCTTCTTGTGGGCTACCTACTGAATAACAGTATGATCATTTAAAACTAGGTAGTGAAAATCTTCCATCACTAAGGGGTGAATTCTGTGtgagagagaagtaaaatgaGTCCATAGAATGAGTTCACTAAACCTGGTAGTTATAGGTTTAGCACTGTTTTCATCCCTATAAAGGTAAAAACAGAGAGGTGTCTTTATACCAAAAAGTATGCTCCATTCCTTTCACCTTCTTATCTTTTTTGTAATATTCTAACGAAGACAGAAACTATGTTTGAGTAAGAAAgtcaaaatttttttctttcatctctgctttcctttgtgCTGAAATCATGTAAAAAGACATGTACATTAAATAACGCAATGTGGTGCACACAGAATAGACCTAGGTTTAAAAACGGTacagaaaaccacaaaccaTGTTCCCAAATTTTATTGGTTTtacaaaataactgaaaatagtGATGGGATCTTCACAGAAGTACTCAGGCAGTATCATGTCAGGAGCCACTGAAAAAGCTGTgcaaagaagaaacacagagagtgaaaaagaaacagattaatgcacgttttctgttttgtttactcTTCTGGGAACCACACAAGGTCCAAACTACTGCAGAAttcaaggtgtttttttcaaagttggTTGTATCggtgaagaaaattaagttttgcATCCTAGGCATCAGGGGTGTTCTGGGGACACATTGTTGACTGCACCAGCTACCCTGTCTCAGCTCTGTATTTCCCTTCAGGCTTCTGGATGGGGCTGAACAATCTGACTGGGcatgaaagagagagatgtaGGGAGTCCTCATGGCTCTCAAGCTTCAGGAACAAAATACAAGTGAAGGAAAGTGTCAGTAAGCCCAACTGCCAGGGAAAGATCATCTACAGGTGAAGACTGAGAGATGTTTTTCCCCATGTGTAATTTCTGGGCCATGCTTATTTTGGCGCTTTCATACCTGCTTCACCTCAACttgtaagaaaaacaagatCTGTTCACAGCTTTCTCTCCCCTAAAAATTGATGTTGTAAAGCTAGTCACTAATGACTGCATGAGGCATTTTTGATACAGTCCCAGTCGTTTGAAGAAAGTGGACAAACTCCTGTTTCCCATGATACAAAGATGGCATCTTCACGCCAGCTCCAAGTCCATTTCCTATTGAATATTTAGTGTTCACTCTCAGCTTTTCTCAAGGGCAAGTGCTAGTGCTGACTGTACCccttgcttttctgtctgtttttctgttatCAATTTCTCCTCTCATTGTTTTCTCCTTCTACCTCCCTTTTACAGATGGTCAAACTACCTGCCATAATGCAACAGCAGTTAATTGCTATAGGTGATACAGGAGTATCATTAATTATAAAACACCTGCTTCCACCTGTCTTTGTTTTGAGCTGTATTGTATACTTGTTGTAGGAGTATCATTTTAACCACCTTGCCATAGGAAACTGCAAGGAAGTTTAGCTTAACACACGAGCTATATCcttatttcagtttcagttttcATCCCAACAAAGTCTAAAATattgacactgaaaaaaaaaaggaggggagagacaaaagaaaaaatatttaactgatTGGACACAATGACATTTTAACTACTGTACATAAGTGATGATTTTCACATCAACCTAAAACAATTTTACTGACATTCTTagaatttttctttgctcagtCTCATTGCAGCAATTCAAAGGAGATGGATTTGggatttataattttttttatcttttaagaaatattaatgTTCTTGTTGAAATACTTTTCATTACAGACATTCTTAATATTCTTTTAGCAACCTTGAATTCCACAGTTCCCAGATACTGACAGGCTGAAATCCTATTCAAGATAATTATCCCAGTTGTATCCTATatcccattttatttatttgtaccAGAACCCTACAGGATACTCTACAAGAGGCAGTAGATCTAAGTTACTGTTACTTTCTTCTTAGGATTGTAAAGTCAAAATGTGTCTCTTCTTTCAAAGTTTCTTGAGTGACTTTATACCTTTCCGTCATACAGGCTATTatcagacttttttctttttctttgaggaaGATGTAAACTTGGCCTATTTTGGATTGTAGAGTTTCTGCAAACTTCACATACTCCAGAAGTTAGCTGGCATCCtattgtggtttaaccccagccaccaacaaagccccacacagctgctcactcactcccccgcggtgggatgagggagagaatcagaagggtacaagtgagaaaactcatgggttgggaaaaagacagtttaataggtaaagcgAAAGCCAcacatgcaagcaaagaaaaccaaggaattcattcactcccTCCCATCAgtaggcaggtgttcagccatctccaggaaagcagggctccatcacacgtaatggttacttgggaagacaaacaccatcactctgaaggtcccctccttcc harbors:
- the FGF3 gene encoding fibroblast growth factor 3, with the protein product MVIIWILFLSLLQEPWSPGWAAGVPEAAGASPSDPRPRRDAGGRGGVYEHLGGAPRRRKLYCATKYHLQIHPNGKINGTLEKNSVFSILEITAVDVGIVAIKGLFSGRYLAMNKRGRLYASENYNAECEFVERIHELGYNTYASRLYRTVPNRAGTKRKASAERLWYVSINGKGRPRRGFKTRRTQKSSLFLPRVLDNKDHEMVRLFHTNVKYRDSLLKPPSKNQRRRRGR